The Phycisphaerales bacterium DNA window GCCATGTTCGCCCGCTTCAGCCCCAAGCTTGGTCGAGTCCTCACCCTCAAGAACACCCGCAAGGCCGGCCTCATCGCCCTCCCCCTCATCGCCGCCACCTTCATCGCCCCCTACGCCCTCGCGGACGGCCCCCGCGACGACGACCGCCGTTCCCGCAGCGAAGACTGCTGGGAGCGCAACCGCGACTGGCGCCACCGCGACAACGACTGGCGCGGCGACTGGCGCGACAAGGACCACGACCACCATGGCGGGCGCGGCGGCGGCACCATCGTCATCCGCCCCGAAATCGTCATCGGCCGCCCCAGCAAGCCCGACGTCGTCGTGATCGAGAAGCACTACCCCCGCCGCCGCGTCGAAGTCGCCCCCTACGAGATCGCCTTCAAGGCCTACCAGTCGCAGGACCGCATCATCGTGAACATCGAGGGCGCTAACCGCACCTCCGGCTTCGACATCAAGCTCACTTCGCCCGAAGAGGGCCTGATCGAGATGTGCAACCTCGCCCCCGCCGACAGCTGCGCCCAGATGATCACGCCCTTCTGCCTCACCGCGTCCATCAGCGCCTGCCGCCCCATGCACTGCGTGAAGGTCTGTGTCGCGGGCCGCACCTACACCGTGCCCGTGACCCAGTCGCAGAGCCTCTCGTAAACGCAGCTACTCTTCATGACAACGCCGCGGGGCCCGACCAGCCCGCGGCGTTTTCTCATTTCCTCCACTCCTCTACTCCTCCGCTCCCCCTCCACCTCCGCGTCCCCGCGTCTCCGCGAGAGATTCCTACCCTCCGCCATGGACTTCAAGGTCATCTCCATCGGCGCCCTCGCAAGCAACCCGCTCTGGAACGAGCGCTCCGCCGTGCGTACGGGCCACGCCACCACCACGCTGATCACCAGCGGCAAGCACAAGATCCTGGTCGACCCCGGCCTCCCCGAGCAGGCGCTGGCCGCGCGACTGAACGAGCGCACTGGCCTCAAGCCCAAGGACATCACCCACGTCTTCCTCACCAGCTTCCTGCCCGACACCCGGCGCGCCCTCCCGCTGTTCGATCACGCCACCTGGTGGATCGCCTCCGCGGAGCGCGAGTTCATCGGTGGCATCCTCGCCACCAACCTCAAGGAAATGCTCACGAGCGAGCAGGGCGGCGAGGGTGAGAAGTCCGCCGCGCGTTCCGACCCCGCCCTCCGCCAGCTCCTCGAGACCGACATCGCCATCCTCAAGCGCTGCTCCCCCGCGCCCGACCACCTGGCCGACCGCGTCGACCTCTTTCCCCTCCACGGCGTCACCCCCGGCCTCTCGGGCCTCATCCTCTCCGGCGAACGCTTCACCACCGT harbors:
- a CDS encoding MBL fold metallo-hydrolase; translated protein: MDFKVISIGALASNPLWNERSAVRTGHATTTLITSGKHKILVDPGLPEQALAARLNERTGLKPKDITHVFLTSFLPDTRRALPLFDHATWWIASAEREFIGGILATNLKEMLTSEQGGEGEKSAARSDPALRQLLETDIAILKRCSPAPDHLADRVDLFPLHGVTPGLSGLILSGERFTTVICGDAIPTQEHLESGKLLPSLADAEKARASFEEAVEVADLLIPGRDNLTVNPTRRPF